A region of Myxococcus stipitatus DSM 14675 DNA encodes the following proteins:
- a CDS encoding oxygenase MpaB family protein, whose protein sequence is MDRFALRDRTDRLDAQTQYEDIVRILATQEFPWDIEQALSFALFRTYAVPSIGVLLHQTGEFTQRTQKRYDDTVLILDTILEHGIHSAAGKSAFRRMNQMHGAYDISNDDMRYVLSTFVVTPVRWVAEFGWRPFTPHEQAAWTLNYREVGRHMGIRDIPETYDAFETYLDDYEARHFAFDERGRAVADATLELLTTFPPSHLAPKKLVNLFARTLMEDALLDAFHYERPSALSRKVFRSALQLRGKFVRYFLSPRQEPSFGRSRPNVRSYPQGYQVEHLGTFPKGCPVHAVSQAQDAEVPARRAQGGGGT, encoded by the coding sequence ATGGACCGCTTCGCGCTGAGAGACCGCACGGACCGACTCGACGCACAGACGCAGTACGAGGACATCGTCCGCATCCTCGCCACCCAGGAGTTCCCCTGGGACATCGAGCAGGCCCTCAGCTTCGCGCTGTTCCGCACCTACGCGGTGCCCAGCATCGGCGTGCTGCTGCACCAGACGGGGGAGTTCACCCAGCGCACCCAGAAGCGCTACGACGACACCGTGCTCATCCTCGACACCATCCTCGAGCACGGCATCCACAGCGCCGCGGGCAAGAGCGCCTTCCGTCGCATGAACCAGATGCACGGCGCCTATGACATCTCCAACGATGACATGCGCTACGTGCTCTCCACCTTCGTCGTGACGCCCGTGCGCTGGGTCGCCGAGTTCGGCTGGCGGCCCTTCACCCCTCACGAGCAAGCGGCGTGGACGCTCAACTACCGCGAGGTGGGCCGGCACATGGGCATCCGGGACATCCCGGAGACGTACGACGCGTTCGAGACGTACCTGGATGACTACGAGGCCCGGCACTTCGCCTTCGACGAGCGCGGCCGCGCCGTCGCCGATGCCACGCTCGAGCTGCTCACCACCTTCCCGCCCTCCCACCTGGCGCCCAAGAAGCTGGTGAACCTCTTCGCGCGCACGCTCATGGAGGACGCCCTGCTGGACGCGTTCCACTACGAGCGCCCCTCCGCGCTCAGCCGGAAGGTGTTCCGCTCCGCGCTCCAGCTCCGGGGGAAGTTCGTCCGCTACTTCCTGTCCCCGCGCCAGGAGCCTTCTTTCGGACGCTCGCGCCCCAACGTGCGCAGCTATCCCCAGGGCTACCAGGTCGAACACCTGGGCACATTCCCCAAGGGCTGCCCCGTCCACGCCGTCTCCCAGGCGCAGGACGCGGAGGTGCCCGCGAGGCGGGCCCAGGGCGGCGGCGGCACCTAG
- the nudC gene encoding NAD(+) diphosphatase translates to MLFLTRGMDVLIHEHAGTVTVPTGATFPELTASAHYLGALDGEDCYCAPLPRDFTPPEGTSLVPARSLYKRLDEARFAVAGRALAIVEWDVQHRFCGRCGQPTELVRGERARRCPVDKTPFYPRISPAMIVLVTRGDTMLLARNSSLPEPMFSTLAGFVDAGESLEECVAREVREEVNVEVKNIRYFGSQPWPFGRSLMVGFTAEYAGGDVRVDGKEIAEADWFHPDHLPRIPPRLSIARHLIDAFVARVKGSPSRS, encoded by the coding sequence ATGCTCTTCCTCACGCGAGGCATGGACGTGCTCATCCATGAGCACGCGGGCACCGTCACCGTCCCCACGGGCGCCACGTTCCCGGAGCTCACCGCCTCCGCCCACTACCTGGGCGCGCTCGACGGAGAGGACTGCTACTGCGCCCCGCTGCCCCGGGACTTCACCCCGCCCGAGGGCACGTCGCTGGTGCCCGCCCGCTCTCTCTACAAGCGGCTGGACGAAGCGCGCTTCGCGGTGGCGGGCCGGGCCCTCGCCATCGTGGAGTGGGACGTGCAGCACCGCTTCTGTGGACGCTGCGGCCAGCCCACCGAGCTCGTCCGAGGCGAGCGCGCCCGCCGCTGCCCCGTGGACAAGACGCCCTTCTACCCGCGCATCTCCCCCGCGATGATCGTGCTCGTCACCCGGGGCGACACGATGCTGCTCGCGCGAAACTCCTCGCTGCCCGAGCCCATGTTCAGCACCCTCGCGGGCTTCGTCGACGCGGGCGAGTCCCTGGAGGAGTGTGTCGCCCGGGAGGTGCGCGAAGAGGTCAACGTCGAGGTGAAGAACATCCGCTACTTCGGCTCGCAGCCGTGGCCCTTCGGGCGCTCGCTCATGGTGGGCTTCACAGCCGAGTACGCGGGAGGTGACGTGCGCGTCGACGGCAAGGAGATTGCCGAGGCCGACTGGTTCCACCCCGACCACCTGCCGCGCATCCCTCCCAGGCTGAGCATCGCCCGCCACCTCATCGACGCCTTCGTCGCGCGCGTGAAGGGCTCGCCGTCGCGAAGCTGA
- the gloA gene encoding lactoylglutathione lyase, translating into MRILHTMLRVGDLEKSLDFYTRVIGMKLLRRHEYPDGKFTLAFVGFGPEDTHPALELTYNWGVEKYELGTAYGHVALGVKDIRATCDAIRQAGGKVVREPGPMKHGTTVIAFVEDPDGYRVELIEQGS; encoded by the coding sequence ATGCGAATCCTGCACACCATGTTGCGCGTTGGAGACCTGGAGAAGTCGCTCGACTTCTACACGCGGGTCATCGGCATGAAGCTCCTGCGCCGCCACGAGTACCCCGACGGGAAGTTCACCCTCGCCTTCGTCGGCTTCGGCCCCGAGGACACGCACCCCGCGCTGGAGCTCACGTACAACTGGGGCGTGGAGAAGTACGAACTGGGCACCGCGTATGGCCACGTGGCCCTGGGCGTGAAGGACATCCGCGCCACGTGTGACGCGATTCGGCAGGCGGGCGGAAAGGTCGTCCGCGAGCCGGGCCCCATGAAGCACGGCACCACCGTCATCGCCTTCGTCGAGGACCCGGACGGCTACCGCGTGGAGCTCATCGAACAGGGCAGCTGA
- a CDS encoding NAD(P)H-dependent flavin oxidoreductase produces MNGTNDGRAAPPSHSAGDSAAPGEGELDAEEPRAPRRPPIHVLEDNTLHTRLTRELGVHYPFVSAGMAFVALPPLVIAVSEAGGIGMLGSAPEPAPFLRARLHAIREGTQRPFGVNFIVEQARAGDFTTREHIDTCIAEKVPVVAFHWGLPPSDWVRDLKAAGTKVWVQASSVEFARDALALGVDGLIAQGRQAAGHNRGTLPTLQLVRELRGLTDTLPILAAGGIADGLSAARALYHGADGVWVGTRMVASVEAYAHPGYKQRVVDGDARDSDFTTLFGPEWTGARQRVLRNRVVREWAGREARAPSNPSDSIGTTRLYPGLTGGDALYALPRFSAFVPTPDTKGDLEEMALPASGSSMARIESVLPAGQIVVEMMEGAHRLLANPYELETDTDENDRS; encoded by the coding sequence ATGAACGGAACGAACGACGGACGCGCCGCGCCCCCTTCTCACTCCGCGGGCGACTCGGCTGCTCCGGGAGAGGGCGAGCTGGACGCAGAGGAGCCGCGTGCCCCACGGCGCCCTCCCATCCATGTCCTCGAGGACAACACCCTCCACACGCGCCTGACGCGAGAGCTGGGCGTGCACTACCCGTTCGTCAGCGCGGGCATGGCCTTCGTGGCGCTGCCGCCGCTGGTCATCGCCGTGTCGGAGGCGGGGGGCATCGGCATGCTGGGCTCCGCGCCCGAGCCCGCCCCCTTCCTGCGCGCGCGCCTCCACGCCATTCGCGAGGGGACGCAGCGGCCCTTCGGCGTGAACTTCATCGTCGAGCAGGCGCGAGCGGGCGACTTCACCACGCGCGAGCACATCGACACGTGCATCGCCGAGAAGGTCCCCGTGGTCGCCTTCCACTGGGGCCTGCCGCCCTCCGACTGGGTGAGGGACTTGAAGGCCGCGGGCACCAAGGTCTGGGTGCAGGCCAGCTCTGTGGAGTTCGCGCGCGACGCGCTGGCGTTGGGCGTGGATGGACTCATCGCCCAGGGCCGTCAGGCGGCCGGCCACAACCGAGGCACCCTCCCCACGCTCCAGCTCGTGCGGGAGCTGCGCGGCCTGACCGACACGTTGCCCATCCTGGCCGCCGGTGGCATCGCGGATGGCCTCAGCGCGGCGCGCGCGCTGTACCACGGCGCGGATGGCGTCTGGGTGGGCACTCGCATGGTCGCCTCCGTCGAGGCCTACGCGCACCCGGGCTACAAGCAGCGCGTGGTGGACGGCGACGCGCGGGACTCCGACTTCACCACGCTCTTCGGGCCCGAGTGGACGGGGGCCCGGCAGCGCGTGCTGCGCAACCGCGTGGTGCGCGAGTGGGCGGGCCGCGAGGCGCGCGCGCCGTCGAATCCCTCCGACTCCATCGGGACGACGCGGCTCTACCCCGGGCTCACGGGGGGAGACGCGCTCTACGCCCTGCCTCGCTTCAGCGCCTTCGTGCCCACGCCGGACACGAAGGGCGACCTGGAGGAGATGGCGCTGCCCGCCAGCGGCTCCAGCATGGCCCGCATCGAGAGCGTGCTGCCCGCGGGACAAATCGTGGTGGAGATGATGGAGGGCGCGCACCGGCTGCTCGCCAATCCCTACGAGCTGGAGACAGACACCGACGAGAACGACCGCTCCTGA
- a CDS encoding GNAT family N-acetyltransferase, with protein sequence MSTADLELSFIQPGHALYPAELELRFRVLREPLGHTREQVLFPFEAQSLHLVAHRGEQALGCVLFHPEDPHGGRLFQMAVTPLLQGQRLGARLVQALETELLRRGFTHVHLHARQTVVPFYERLGYSVYAEPFMDVGLPHRHMRKSLGT encoded by the coding sequence ATGAGCACCGCCGACCTCGAGCTCTCCTTCATCCAGCCCGGCCACGCGCTCTACCCCGCGGAGCTGGAGCTGCGCTTCCGCGTGCTGCGCGAGCCGCTGGGCCACACCCGGGAGCAGGTGCTGTTTCCCTTCGAGGCGCAGAGCCTCCACCTGGTCGCCCACCGCGGCGAGCAGGCGCTGGGGTGTGTCCTCTTCCACCCCGAGGACCCCCACGGGGGACGCCTCTTCCAGATGGCCGTGACACCCCTGCTGCAGGGTCAGCGGCTGGGCGCGCGCCTGGTCCAGGCGCTGGAGACGGAGCTGCTCCGACGCGGCTTCACCCACGTCCACCTTCACGCCCGGCAGACGGTCGTCCCCTTCTACGAGCGGCTGGGCTATTCCGTGTACGCGGAGCCTTTCATGGACGTGGGACTTCCGCACCGGCACATGCGGAAGTCACTCGGGACGTAG
- a CDS encoding TonB-dependent receptor domain-containing protein → MLPFRSGLLVLLLLLVSAPAYADNNADEADIAFELGNDAYAKGQYTEALRSYFTSYRLVPNRNVLFNIARCFEALGKFNEAYRYYNDLLTEDLPTEDAAEVSRSLDRLRPKVALVKVTTVPKGADVYVDRMDLGSRGRSPQTLALSPGRHKIMVKKDGYRPTEATITLARGKETEQTFDLFLITGGVELTGTPEGAEVRDAPNGPVITRLPGRARLPPGQRILYVRAPGYAPGQYVVDVPADGNVPLAVSLRVQDRPSGRLVVTANRDGATVRVDGKPAGFTPTVVTLPEGEHELEVESREVRPLRQKVTVVADEEVKVHAELRYAPPPVRAASKNLVAVDDAPASTTVLTQEELRAFGWRTLAEALSGVRGFFLTDDRTYTYLGVRGFSPPGDLNTRISILWDGHAMNDVWAGQGFAAHDFNVDLLEIERIEVVRGPGSSLYGTGAFFAVINVVPRESLGQDKHLEVTGAVGALGTTRAHATASWEQGNRSVLVSAAALTASGADTTRLLTDQNQEHLVKGLDSERAASGTLRARVGDFSFQGLLNVRTKELPTAPYNTLPGTEGNKVKDLRFFLEARYEREFSERFSLSARSAFDLSRYDGVYVYPDSAGGPREEGGDADWVSGELRARVGIFKNNRLTLGVEAQGQLRVWQTAGRTPLETKARTLLSAYLLDEWQLHPRLSVSAGVRLDKYLDLDTTPITPRLALIARPYDAGLTKLVAGNAFRAPNVYELFYADGITQAAPDKLDPETITTFELEHSHDLTDELRLTVAGYHNRISKLVQLGPEASPSGECGSAACLVFANDSGTTLAWGAEAGVHWQPGRYLLVDMSYSYVKLRNASDDVASAAPAHLVSGRLLMPIGNGDIRFATQATYQSARPTGAGGADSGEALLVGFGLSGDYGPLRYFAGVHNLLDANYRIPVSDENSIAPVPQYGRTFSLQLTGTF, encoded by the coding sequence ATGCTTCCTTTTCGCTCTGGCCTCCTCGTCCTGCTGCTTCTCCTCGTGTCCGCGCCCGCGTACGCGGACAACAACGCGGACGAGGCCGACATCGCCTTCGAGTTGGGCAATGACGCCTACGCCAAGGGCCAATACACGGAGGCCCTGCGCTCGTACTTCACGAGCTACCGGCTGGTGCCCAACCGCAACGTCCTCTTCAACATCGCCCGCTGCTTCGAGGCGCTGGGCAAGTTCAACGAGGCGTACCGCTACTACAACGACCTGTTGACCGAGGACCTGCCCACCGAGGACGCCGCGGAGGTCTCGCGCTCCCTGGACCGGCTGCGCCCCAAGGTCGCGCTCGTCAAGGTCACCACCGTGCCCAAGGGCGCGGACGTCTACGTGGACCGCATGGACCTGGGCAGCCGGGGCCGCTCACCGCAGACGCTCGCGCTGTCCCCGGGCCGTCACAAAATCATGGTGAAGAAGGACGGCTACCGTCCCACCGAGGCCACCATCACCCTGGCGCGCGGCAAGGAGACCGAGCAGACCTTCGACCTGTTCCTCATCACCGGCGGCGTGGAGCTCACCGGCACCCCCGAGGGCGCCGAGGTGCGCGACGCCCCCAACGGCCCCGTCATCACCCGCCTCCCCGGCCGCGCCCGCCTGCCTCCCGGCCAGCGCATCCTCTACGTGCGCGCCCCCGGCTACGCCCCCGGCCAGTACGTGGTGGACGTGCCCGCCGATGGCAACGTGCCGCTCGCGGTGTCGCTGCGTGTCCAGGACCGGCCCTCCGGCCGACTCGTCGTCACCGCCAACCGCGATGGCGCCACCGTGCGCGTGGACGGCAAGCCCGCGGGCTTCACCCCCACCGTCGTCACCCTCCCCGAAGGGGAGCACGAGCTGGAGGTCGAGAGCCGCGAGGTGCGCCCGCTGCGCCAGAAGGTCACCGTCGTCGCGGACGAAGAGGTGAAGGTCCACGCGGAGCTGCGCTACGCGCCCCCGCCCGTCCGCGCCGCGTCCAAGAACCTGGTCGCCGTCGACGACGCCCCCGCCTCCACCACCGTGCTCACCCAGGAGGAGCTGCGCGCGTTCGGCTGGCGCACCCTCGCCGAGGCGCTCTCCGGCGTGCGCGGCTTCTTCCTCACCGACGACCGCACGTACACCTATCTGGGCGTGCGCGGCTTCTCGCCCCCGGGCGACCTCAACACCCGCATCAGCATCCTCTGGGACGGCCACGCGATGAACGACGTGTGGGCCGGCCAGGGCTTCGCCGCGCACGACTTCAACGTGGACCTGCTCGAAATCGAGCGCATCGAAGTGGTGCGCGGCCCGGGCAGCTCGCTCTACGGCACCGGCGCCTTCTTCGCCGTCATCAACGTGGTTCCGCGCGAGTCCCTGGGACAGGACAAGCACCTGGAAGTCACGGGCGCGGTGGGCGCGCTGGGCACCACGCGCGCGCACGCCACCGCGTCCTGGGAGCAAGGCAACCGCTCCGTGCTGGTGAGCGCCGCGGCCCTCACGGCGTCCGGCGCGGACACCACCCGGCTGCTCACGGACCAGAACCAGGAGCACCTCGTGAAGGGCCTGGACTCGGAGCGCGCCGCCTCCGGCACGCTGCGCGCCCGCGTGGGTGACTTCTCCTTCCAGGGCCTCCTCAACGTCCGCACCAAGGAATTGCCCACGGCGCCCTACAACACCCTGCCCGGCACCGAGGGCAACAAGGTCAAGGACCTGCGCTTCTTCCTCGAGGCCCGCTACGAGCGCGAGTTCTCCGAGCGCTTCAGCCTCTCCGCGCGCAGCGCCTTCGACCTCAGCCGCTACGACGGCGTCTACGTGTACCCGGACTCGGCCGGTGGACCTCGGGAAGAGGGCGGTGACGCGGACTGGGTCAGCGGCGAGCTGCGCGCGCGCGTGGGCATCTTCAAGAACAACCGGCTCACGCTCGGCGTGGAGGCCCAGGGCCAGCTTCGCGTGTGGCAGACCGCCGGAAGGACGCCGCTGGAGACCAAGGCGCGCACGCTGCTGTCGGCCTACCTGCTCGATGAGTGGCAGCTCCACCCGCGCCTGAGCGTCTCCGCCGGCGTGCGCCTGGACAAGTACCTGGACCTGGACACCACGCCCATCACCCCGCGACTGGCCCTCATCGCCCGGCCCTACGACGCGGGCCTCACCAAGCTGGTCGCCGGCAACGCCTTCCGCGCCCCCAACGTCTACGAGCTGTTCTACGCCGACGGCATCACCCAGGCCGCGCCCGACAAGCTGGACCCGGAAACCATCACCACCTTCGAGCTGGAGCACTCGCACGACCTGACGGACGAGCTGCGCCTCACCGTGGCCGGCTACCACAACCGCATCTCCAAGCTGGTGCAGCTCGGCCCGGAGGCGTCTCCCTCCGGAGAGTGTGGCTCCGCGGCGTGCCTCGTCTTCGCCAATGACAGCGGCACCACGCTGGCCTGGGGCGCCGAGGCGGGCGTGCACTGGCAGCCCGGACGCTATCTGCTGGTGGACATGAGCTACTCCTACGTGAAGCTGCGCAATGCCTCGGACGACGTGGCCTCCGCCGCGCCCGCGCACCTGGTCTCCGGGCGCCTGCTGATGCCCATCGGCAACGGAGACATCCGCTTCGCGACCCAGGCCACCTACCAGAGCGCGCGGCCCACCGGAGCGGGCGGCGCCGACAGCGGCGAGGCCCTGCTCGTCGGCTTCGGCCTCTCCGGCGACTACGGCCCGTTGCGCTACTTCGCGGGCGTCCACAACCTGCTCGACGCCAACTACCGGATTCCCGTCTCGGACGAGAACTCCATCGCGCCGGTGCCCCAGTACGGCCGCACCTTCTCGCTCCAGCTCACCGGAACCTTCTGA
- a CDS encoding Uma2 family endonuclease, producing MLGTEGWNVGVERSEAVGEGPKRPATYEDLLALPEHVVGQIIDGELIVMPRPASPHARANAHLFGELYGPFGRGRGGPGGWQLLMEPELHFGEDVLVPDLAGWRRERMTPEMSDAPYFTLAPDWVCEVLSPSTAAVDRVKKKCIYAREGVEHLWLVDPRARTLEVLRLSGQHWVELGTYSGDERVRAEPFEVLELELGILWQWSEQPPKTP from the coding sequence ATGTTGGGGACAGAGGGTTGGAACGTCGGGGTAGAGAGGAGCGAGGCCGTGGGAGAGGGACCGAAGCGCCCGGCGACATACGAGGACCTGCTCGCACTGCCAGAGCATGTGGTCGGGCAAATCATCGACGGGGAACTCATCGTGATGCCGAGGCCGGCGAGCCCCCATGCGAGGGCCAACGCCCACTTGTTTGGGGAGCTCTACGGTCCGTTCGGGAGAGGCCGAGGGGGCCCGGGAGGGTGGCAGCTCTTGATGGAGCCGGAGCTGCACTTCGGCGAGGACGTCCTGGTCCCTGACCTGGCGGGCTGGCGCCGGGAGCGGATGACTCCGGAGATGTCGGACGCGCCGTACTTCACCCTGGCGCCGGACTGGGTCTGCGAAGTGCTGTCGCCTTCCACCGCGGCTGTCGACCGGGTGAAGAAGAAGTGCATCTACGCCCGGGAAGGGGTCGAGCACCTCTGGCTCGTGGACCCGAGGGCGAGGACCTTGGAGGTGCTGCGCTTGTCGGGCCAGCACTGGGTGGAGCTCGGCACGTACAGTGGAGATGAGCGGGTGCGTGCCGAACCGTTCGAGGTGCTGGAGTTGGAGCTGGGCATCTTGTGGCAGTGGTCAGAGCAACCGCCGAAGACGCCCTGA